In the genome of Gemmatimonadota bacterium, one region contains:
- a CDS encoding sigma-70 family RNA polymerase sigma factor: MADFDERDLIRQCQKGDVQAFRHLVEHYEDRIYGLACSILGDPEAARDAAQEAFVRAYKALGKFEGRSSFYTYLYRIATNVCLTFAQREQRRPDRVSIEGMQEASDMALDRFLGTDEPQNDIERIGLREEIQKVLDYLSPEHRAVVIMKDIEGFSQEEIADVLDVSVGTVKSRLSRARARLRDLLMPLYREWQGEEI, encoded by the coding sequence GTGGCTGATTTTGATGAACGAGATCTGATTCGTCAATGCCAAAAGGGCGATGTGCAGGCTTTCCGCCATCTGGTTGAACATTATGAAGACCGAATTTACGGTCTGGCGTGTTCGATTCTCGGCGATCCGGAAGCGGCAAGGGATGCGGCGCAAGAGGCGTTTGTTAGAGCGTATAAAGCACTGGGGAAGTTTGAGGGTCGGTCGAGTTTTTACACGTATTTGTATCGCATTGCCACCAATGTTTGTCTCACGTTTGCCCAGCGCGAGCAACGGCGGCCCGATCGGGTTTCTATTGAGGGGATGCAGGAGGCGAGCGATATGGCGCTGGACCGGTTTTTGGGTACGGATGAACCGCAAAATGATATTGAGCGCATTGGTTTGCGCGAGGAGATTCAGAAGGTGCTTGATTACCTGTCGCCCGAGCATCGTGCGGTGGTGATTATGAAAGATATAGAGGGTTTTTCTCAAGAGGAAATTGCCGATGTTTTAGATGTTTCCGTCGGCACTGTTAAGTCGAGGCTTTCGCGGGCACGGGCGCGTTTACGCGATTTGCTTATGCCGCTGTACCGCGAATGGCAAGGGGAGGAGATATGA
- a CDS encoding periplasmic heavy metal sensor, with amino-acid sequence MKRKIIYAVIGVFIIGIIGSVAFVKQAEAQRGQRRGMRGMAALELTDEQKEKMSDLRSAHQKAMVDLRAAHQKARIDLGEIRRQDNPSASDIQAKVDAVTAAQGKIMAREIQHNIDVRNLLTAEQKEKLGEMRRGGREGFRGRGGPGFRDNDGPRFRGRGGPGFRGRGPGFRGRGPGFRDNDGPGFRGRRGGDRDQMKKESETQEKSEMKEKSEHHSEESSEM; translated from the coding sequence ATGAAACGCAAAATTATCTATGCAGTTATCGGTGTTTTCATTATTGGCATTATTGGAAGTGTCGCTTTTGTGAAACAGGCAGAAGCTCAAAGGGGCCAACGCCGCGGTATGCGCGGTATGGCGGCGCTGGAGTTGACGGATGAGCAGAAGGAAAAGATGTCTGATCTGCGTTCTGCCCATCAAAAGGCGATGGTCGATTTGCGCGCGGCACATCAGAAGGCGCGGATCGATTTGGGTGAGATTCGGAGGCAGGACAATCCATCGGCTTCGGATATTCAGGCTAAGGTCGATGCGGTGACGGCGGCGCAGGGAAAAATTATGGCGCGCGAGATTCAGCACAATATAGATGTTAGAAATTTGCTGACTGCTGAACAAAAGGAGAAGCTCGGTGAGATGCGCCGAGGAGGACGCGAGGGTTTTCGCGGTCGCGGTGGTCCTGGGTTCAGAGATAACGATGGTCCCCGGTTCAGAGGTCGCGGTGGTCCGGGTTTCAGAGGCCGTGGTCCTGGGTTCAGAGGCCGTGGTCCTGGGTTCAGAGATAACGATGGTCCGGGTTTCAGAGGCCGCCGAGGTGGAGATCGCGATCAGATGAAAAAAGAATCTGAGACGCAGGAGAAGTCCGAGATGAAAGAGAAGTCCGAACACCACAGTGAAGAGTCATCAGAG